The following proteins are encoded in a genomic region of Rhizobium sp. CCGE531:
- a CDS encoding NAD(P)-dependent oxidoreductase has protein sequence MHGRKIAFLGTGLMGAPMARRLLATGFAVTVWNRDRSKAEPLAADGATVVDTAVEAARGASVLFTMLTNGGAVGEVLFGGGVAEALEVGAIVIDNSSISPAVAREHAGKLAERGIRHIDAPVSGGVVGAEAGTLAIMAGGDVEVIDSVRDIMAPLGRVTRVGPSGTGQLAKLGNQQIVAVTIGAVAEAMLLVEAGGGSREAFRAAIRGGFAESRILELHGQRMIERNFEPGGTARNQLKDLDAVLAAAESLALYLPLTEAVRAEFAEFVEHGGGEQDHSGLLQHLEDKNARGKA, from the coding sequence ATGCACGGCAGAAAGATCGCTTTTCTCGGTACGGGATTGATGGGTGCCCCGATGGCGCGGCGGCTGCTCGCTACCGGTTTCGCGGTGACCGTCTGGAATCGCGACCGCAGCAAGGCGGAGCCTCTGGCTGCCGATGGCGCGACCGTCGTGGATACGGCGGTCGAGGCGGCGCGAGGAGCATCCGTTCTTTTCACCATGCTGACCAACGGCGGCGCCGTCGGCGAGGTCCTGTTCGGCGGCGGTGTAGCCGAAGCGCTGGAAGTCGGCGCGATCGTGATCGACAATAGTTCCATATCGCCCGCGGTCGCCCGCGAACATGCGGGCAAGCTCGCCGAGCGCGGCATTCGTCATATCGATGCTCCGGTCTCCGGCGGTGTCGTGGGCGCCGAGGCTGGAACGCTTGCGATCATGGCCGGCGGCGATGTCGAGGTGATAGACAGCGTTCGCGATATCATGGCGCCTCTTGGACGCGTGACCCGCGTCGGCCCCAGCGGAACGGGCCAGCTTGCAAAGCTCGGCAATCAGCAGATCGTTGCCGTCACCATCGGAGCCGTCGCGGAGGCGATGCTGCTCGTCGAGGCGGGCGGCGGTTCGCGCGAGGCATTCCGTGCCGCCATTCGCGGCGGTTTCGCCGAAAGCCGCATCCTGGAGCTGCATGGTCAGCGCATGATCGAGCGCAACTTCGAACCGGGCGGAACCGCCCGTAATCAGCTGAAGGATCTCGATGCGGTCCTAGCGGCGGCGGAGAGTCTCGCCCTCTATCTCCCTTTGACCGAAGCTGTGAGAGCCGAATTTGCCGAATTCGTCGAGCATGGCGGCGGCGAGCAGGATCACAGCGGTTTGCTGCAGCATCTGGAAGACAAGAATGCCCGAGGAAAGGCTTGA
- a CDS encoding IlvD/Edd family dehydratase, whose protein sequence is MSDKGASKRRLRSQDWFDNPDHIDMTALYLERFMNYGITPEELRSGKPIIGIAQSGSDLTPCNRHHLDLAKRVRDGIRDAGGIPIEFPTHPIFENCKRPTAALDRNLAYLGLVEVLYGYPLDGVVLTTGCDKTTPSALMAASTVNIPAIVLSGGPMLDGWHEGELAGSGTVIWRSRRKLAAGEIDEEEFMEASLASAPSIGHCNTMGTASTMNAMAEALGMSLTDCAAIPGAYRERGQMAYRTGRRAVELVLADIKPSDVLTREAFLNAIRVNSAIGGSTNAQPHLAAMAKHAGVELYPDDWQVHGFDIPLLANVQPAGAYLGERFHRAGGVPAIMWELLQAGKLDGSCPTVTGSTMAENLKGREATDREVIRPFAEPLKERAGFLVLKGNLFDFAIMKMSVVSEEFRSRYLREPEHEGVFEGRAVVFDGSEDYHKRINDADLGIDENTILVIRGAGPIGWPGSAEVVNMQPPDALLKRGIRSLPTIGDGRQSGTADSPSILNASPESAAGGGLAWLRTGDIIRIDFNHGRCDMLVDETEIERRKGDGIPAVPPDATPWQRIYRRSVTQLSDGAVLDGAADFRNIAAIPPRHNH, encoded by the coding sequence ATGAGCGATAAGGGTGCATCCAAGCGTCGTCTGCGTTCGCAGGACTGGTTCGATAATCCGGATCATATCGATATGACGGCTCTCTATCTCGAGCGCTTCATGAACTACGGCATCACGCCGGAGGAGCTGCGGTCCGGCAAGCCGATCATCGGCATTGCCCAGAGCGGCAGCGATCTCACGCCCTGCAATCGTCATCACCTCGACCTTGCCAAGCGCGTGCGCGACGGCATCCGCGATGCCGGCGGCATTCCGATCGAATTTCCGACCCATCCGATCTTCGAGAACTGCAAGCGTCCGACGGCGGCACTCGACCGCAATCTCGCCTATCTCGGTCTGGTGGAAGTGCTCTATGGTTATCCGCTCGATGGCGTCGTGCTGACGACCGGCTGCGACAAGACCACGCCATCGGCGCTGATGGCTGCCTCGACCGTCAATATTCCCGCCATCGTTCTCTCGGGCGGTCCGATGCTCGATGGCTGGCATGAGGGCGAGCTTGCCGGCTCCGGCACCGTGATCTGGCGGTCGCGCCGCAAGCTGGCGGCGGGCGAGATCGACGAAGAAGAATTCATGGAGGCGTCGCTCGCCTCGGCGCCCTCGATCGGCCATTGCAACACCATGGGAACGGCTTCGACCATGAATGCCATGGCCGAGGCGCTCGGCATGTCGCTGACCGACTGCGCCGCCATTCCCGGCGCCTATCGCGAGCGCGGCCAGATGGCCTACCGCACCGGACGGCGTGCCGTCGAGCTGGTTCTCGCCGATATCAAGCCTTCGGACGTGCTGACGCGCGAGGCTTTTCTCAACGCCATCCGCGTCAACTCCGCCATCGGCGGCTCGACGAATGCGCAGCCGCATCTGGCGGCAATGGCGAAGCATGCCGGCGTCGAACTTTATCCCGACGACTGGCAGGTGCATGGCTTCGATATTCCGCTGCTCGCCAATGTGCAGCCGGCAGGCGCCTATCTCGGCGAGCGTTTCCATCGCGCCGGCGGCGTTCCGGCTATTATGTGGGAGCTGCTGCAGGCCGGCAAGCTGGATGGGAGCTGTCCGACCGTGACAGGCAGCACGATGGCGGAGAATTTGAAGGGCCGGGAGGCGACCGATCGCGAGGTCATCCGCCCCTTCGCCGAGCCGCTGAAGGAGCGTGCCGGCTTCCTCGTCCTCAAGGGCAATCTGTTCGATTTCGCCATCATGAAGATGAGCGTCGTATCGGAGGAGTTCCGCAGCCGTTATCTGCGGGAGCCGGAGCATGAAGGCGTGTTCGAGGGCCGGGCTGTCGTCTTTGACGGATCGGAGGATTATCACAAGCGCATCAACGATGCCGATCTCGGTATCGATGAGAACACGATCCTCGTCATTCGCGGCGCAGGGCCGATCGGCTGGCCGGGTTCGGCCGAGGTCGTCAACATGCAGCCGCCGGATGCGCTTCTGAAGCGGGGTATCCGCAGCTTGCCGACGATCGGCGACGGCCGCCAGTCGGGTACGGCCGACAGCCCTTCCATTCTCAATGCATCGCCGGAAAGTGCCGCCGGCGGCGGCCTTGCCTGGCTCAGGACCGGCGACATCATCCGCATCGATTTCAATCACGGCCGCTGCGACATGCTGGTGGACGAGACGGAAATCGAGCGCCGCAAGGGAGATGGCATTCCGGCCGTTCCGCCGGATGCGACGCCATGGCAGCGGATCTATCGCCGTTCGGTCACCCAGCTTTCCGATGGCGCCGTCCTCGATGGCGCGGCCGATTTCCGCAATATCGCCGCAATACCGCCGAGGCATAATCACTAA
- a CDS encoding EAL domain-containing protein produces MAETTSGRSEEEFQDLLRRLELALEASQIGVWQHNVNEQELLWDQQMHKLYATGRHNRRVSSNVWFKALHPEDHERANNDFQVALEGKGFYNSQFRIILPSGEVRHLRSRAHYYEDADGAPSFIGAEWDVTADVLLNRELTSQKAIAEARAVALEQSRARIEHAADHDYLTGLPNRRYFDRRLAELRNDASVETLAVLHIDLVGFKEINDKWGHAAGDATLQSAAARVSGAITANDIVARIGGDEFVAALVNVGNAERLEAIANDIFWRLRREVRFGNEMLKIGASIGVAMSEAGSAGNLLAESDVALFQAKKLGRNRVEFFTPKLQSDLHAERQLADELRLAPVLCQIEPFYQIQVDARSRRIVGLEALARWRHPERGLLSPIAFLKVADEYGLTAEIDAAVLKRALTDRSDWVSQGLSPPRIAVNISGRRLADPDLIEGLKALRIPRNAIAFELVETIFLDAPDDRVLANIAGIKEMGIDIEIDDFGSGHASLIGLVTLKPKRLKIDRQLVTAVTVSDEQRRLVGSIVDIARALNVEVVAEGVETEEHARILAEVGCDELQGYAIGYPASGNEIAALLKAAVVMDKSRPTAGARATGSARRRSNRS; encoded by the coding sequence TTGGCCGAGACGACATCAGGGCGAAGCGAGGAAGAGTTCCAGGACCTTTTGAGAAGGCTGGAGCTGGCGCTGGAGGCGTCTCAAATCGGCGTCTGGCAGCATAACGTCAACGAACAGGAGCTGCTCTGGGACCAGCAGATGCACAAGCTCTACGCGACCGGGCGCCACAATCGCCGGGTTTCCTCCAATGTCTGGTTTAAGGCGTTGCATCCCGAGGATCATGAAAGGGCGAACAACGACTTCCAGGTCGCGCTCGAGGGGAAGGGCTTCTACAACTCGCAGTTCCGGATCATTCTGCCCAGCGGTGAGGTGCGTCATCTGCGCTCGCGCGCTCATTACTATGAAGATGCCGATGGCGCGCCTTCCTTCATCGGCGCCGAATGGGATGTAACCGCCGACGTATTGCTCAATCGCGAGCTGACCAGCCAAAAGGCCATTGCCGAAGCCCGCGCCGTTGCGCTGGAGCAGAGCCGCGCGCGAATCGAGCATGCCGCCGATCACGATTATCTCACCGGCCTTCCGAACCGGCGCTATTTCGATCGGCGGTTGGCCGAATTGCGCAACGACGCGTCCGTCGAGACGTTGGCCGTGCTCCACATCGATCTCGTCGGGTTCAAGGAGATCAACGACAAATGGGGTCATGCGGCCGGCGACGCGACATTGCAGAGTGCTGCCGCGCGCGTATCCGGAGCCATAACCGCCAACGACATCGTCGCGCGTATCGGCGGCGATGAATTCGTGGCTGCTCTGGTGAATGTCGGCAACGCCGAGAGGCTGGAAGCGATCGCGAATGATATTTTCTGGCGATTGCGACGCGAGGTGCGTTTCGGCAATGAGATGCTGAAGATCGGTGCCTCGATCGGCGTGGCCATGAGCGAGGCCGGCAGCGCCGGCAATCTGCTGGCGGAATCCGATGTCGCGCTTTTCCAGGCCAAGAAGCTCGGCCGCAACCGGGTAGAGTTCTTCACGCCGAAGCTGCAATCCGACCTGCATGCGGAGCGTCAGCTGGCCGACGAATTGCGTTTGGCGCCGGTGCTGTGTCAGATCGAGCCCTTCTATCAGATTCAGGTGGATGCCCGCAGTCGCCGCATTGTCGGATTGGAGGCGCTCGCGCGTTGGCGGCATCCGGAAAGGGGATTGTTGAGCCCGATCGCCTTCCTGAAGGTGGCCGATGAATACGGGCTCACCGCCGAAATCGATGCGGCCGTCCTGAAGCGCGCGCTTACCGACCGGTCGGACTGGGTGTCGCAGGGTCTCTCGCCGCCGCGCATTGCCGTCAATATTTCCGGACGCCGGCTCGCCGATCCGGATCTGATCGAAGGGTTGAAGGCGCTCAGGATACCCCGCAACGCCATCGCCTTCGAACTGGTCGAAACCATCTTTCTCGATGCTCCCGACGACCGGGTGCTCGCCAATATCGCCGGCATCAAGGAGATGGGGATCGATATCGAGATCGATGATTTCGGCTCCGGCCATGCGTCGTTGATCGGCTTGGTTACACTGAAGCCGAAGCGGTTGAAGATCGATCGGCAACTGGTGACGGCGGTAACGGTGTCCGACGAACAGCGCCGGCTTGTCGGCTCCATCGTCGACATCGCGCGGGCCTTGAATGTCGAGGTCGTTGCCGAAGGGGTCGAGACCGAAGAACATGCGCGCATCCTGGCCGAAGTCGGTTGCGACGAACTTCAAGGCTATGCCATCGGCTATCCGGCTTCGGGAAACGAGATTGCCGCATTGCTGAAAGCGGCTGTCGTCATGGACAAGAGCCGACCGACGGCGGGCGCGCGTGCTACTGGATCTGCAAGGCGACGATCAAACCGTAGCTAA